A window of the Thalassophryne amazonica chromosome 11, fThaAma1.1, whole genome shotgun sequence genome harbors these coding sequences:
- the LOC117520113 gene encoding type-2 angiotensin II receptor-like: MPTPNDLVSFSSTYFPTEVPGYLNTSLLAPNCTDWPTLPMTTLIPSVFSIISAFGTVANALAVCVLSHGGASRRTVANTFMLNLCVSDLLFLLSLPLWAAYYAQSYNWTFGRLACKICGALLSLNLYASIFFITCMSMDRYLAIVHPLRSQSARYPRRAWFACILVWVLACVSTAPTLAVRDTHHVKELNVKACVLLYPHHQWFLALAWMKIILAFLLPLIVISSCYCAIGRHLLGGMRGIRQPSNSLSQERCNKSQRTPTPYLNPTSSGGQPLDGRGLERVLWTVAAVVLAFFICWFPFHCVTLLRVLRGEGWVGGCWVDWTINTLTPLTLCLGFSNSAINPVLYCFLGRHFRGHLGGLCKHLCACLESRREENSQKRGSFSTRLSSFSRKLSDLKDLAIVEPSGLT; encoded by the coding sequence ATGCCGACCCCGAACGATCTCGTCAGCTTTTCCTCAACATACTTCCCTACAGAGGTTCCTGGCTATCTCAATACCTCCCTCTTGGCTCCCAACTGTACAGACTGGCCTACGTTACCCATGACCACCCTCATTCCCTCTGTTTTCAGCATCATCAGCGCGTTTGGCACTGTGGCCAACGCCCTGGCTGTGTGCGTGCTGTCCCACGGCGGTGCTTCCAGGAGAACTGTGGCCAACACTTTCATGCTCAACTTGTGTGTGTCAGACCTTCTCTTCCTGTTGTCCCTCCCACTGTGGGCGGCCTACTATGCCCAGAGCTACAACTGGACCTTCGGTCGGCTGGCCTGCAAAATCTGCGGTGCCCTCCTCAGCCTTAATCTCTACGCATCGATTTTCTTCATTACATGTATGAGCATGGATCGCTACCTGGCCATCGTGCATCCGCTGCGCTCGCAAAGTGCTCGATACCCAAGACGCGCCTGGTTTGCGTGCATCCTGGTGTGGGTTCTGGCATGTGTGAGCACAGCGCCCACACTGGCGGTGAGGGATACGCACCATGTGAAGGAGCTGAATGTGAAGGCCTGTGTGCTCCTCTACCCTCATCACCAGTGGTTTCTGGCTCTGGCCTGGATGAAGATTATTCTGGCCTTCCTACTGCCGCTAATTGTTATCAGTTCATGCTACTGCGCGATTGGGAGACATTTACTGGGAGGAATGAGGGGTATACGACAGCCCTCAAACTCGCTCTCTCAGGAGCGCTGCAATAAATCACAGAGGACTCCCACCCCTTATTTGAACCCCACCTCCAGTGGGGGCCAACCCCTAGATGGCAGGGGGCTGGAGAGGGTGCTGTGGACCGTAGCAGCTGTGGTGCTGGCCTTCTTCATCTGCTGGTTCCCTTTCCACTGCGTGACCCTGTTGCGTGTGCTAAGGGGTGAAGGCTGGGTGGGCGGCTGCTGGGTGGACTGGACCATCAACACCCTCACCCCTCTCACCCTCTGTTTGGGCTTCTCCAACTCAGCCATAAACCCTGTCCTCTACTGTTTCTTAGGGAGGCACTTCCGTGGCCATCTCGGCGGCCTTTGTAAGCATCTATGTGCGTGTCTGGAGTCCCGCAGGGAGGAAAACAGTCAGAAGAGGGGCTCCTTCAGCACCAGGCTGAGTTCCTTCTCCCGCAAACTCAGCGACTTGAAAGACCTGGCGATCGTGGAGCCCTCGGGTCTTACCTAA
- the LOC117520114 gene encoding SH2 domain-containing protein 1A-like, with the protein MENLAVYHGPIGKEEGERRLGQDSRDGCYLIRNSDSFPGVYCLCVLCNGLVYTYRLHRDSGGSWAAETIPGVQKRYFRQMKNLIAAFQKPGQGIAMPLLYPVTAQRRAQTHMEVQMPSNSLSQTHSSLNPLPQLHTPQARRYGNRNEAPQAFD; encoded by the exons ATGGAAAACCTGGCAGTCTACCATGGACCCATTGGCAAGGAGGAGGGAGAGAGGCGGCTGGGCCAGGACAGTCGGGACGGCTGCTACCTCATCCGCAACAGTGACTCGTTTCCCGGCGTGtactgtctgtgtgtgct GTGCAATGGATTAGTTTACACGTACAGACTACACAGGGACAGCGGTGGCTCTTGGGCAGCAGAG ACCATTCCCGGTGTGCAAAAGCGATATTTCCGACAAATGAAGAACTTGATAGCAGCTTTCCAGAAGCCTGGACAAGGAATCGCCATGCCTCTGCTCTACCCTGTCACCGCACAGAGACGTGCACAAACGCATATGGAAGTGCAGATGCCCAGTAACAGCCTGTCACAGACACACAGCAGCCTGAACCCTTTGCCCCAGCTGCACACCCCTCAGGCACGTCGATACGGGAACAGAAACGAGGCGCCGCAAGCATTTGATTAG